Proteins from one Sarcophilus harrisii chromosome 2, mSarHar1.11, whole genome shotgun sequence genomic window:
- the GOLGA2 gene encoding golgin subfamily A member 2 isoform X1, with the protein MECRGGCRDHGDVAPPRLPPPRLGMADETRQSKLAAAKKKLKEYQQKTSPSAPAGAKKKRKTKDGSNPETPPSGGRHSPEDIQDILKVLVSDLNRSNGVALPPLDKRKASRDSAAPALLPADVTVPFGSAHSPRTSPPCPTSMASPQNCDIENGPSPMDESKSLSSTETLRQISEQLNGLVSQSTSYINGEGPVSSSNMKDLESRYQELAVALDSSNLTNKQLGSKIEELKQQNQEALDQLEKEKKEFEQKFAKEQGALREQLQVHIQTIGILVSEKTDLQTALAHTQQAARQKSGESEELASRLQSSRQRVGELERTLSSVSTQQKQTDRYNKELTKERDALKLELYKHSKSSEELKQQHSELEEKLRVLVAEKAATQMEVEELHKKLEMTELMLQQFSSQSGAPDSNQQLQQALEERMQLETHVGQLLESLQQLQAERDQYAEKLKEEGTIWQQRVQQLSEQVRILGEEKEYSVNQVQELETSLAELKSQSAVPPAPEPPTGPSESEQRLQEEAERLRKEVEGLAGQLRAQVQDNEGLSRLNREQEERLLELERAAERWGEQAAEREQILESMQSDRTTISRALTQNRELKEQLAELQNGFVKLTNENMEVTSALQSEQHVKKELAKKLGQLQEKLGELKETMELKSQEAQGLQEQRDQYLGHLQQYVAAYQQLAAEKDELHKQFLLQTQLMDRLQHEEVQGKVAADLARQELLQTQERLEAANQENQHLQAQLRFTPEPREGDEFVVEEEMEDAPRPALSIPEDFESREAMVAFLNSALSSMEEERNRLWQQLKEQRLRCRHLTQEMARPQPQPNSSSLSGDNVPREVHQALQAAMEKLQARFTELMQEKVDLRERVEELEHRCIQLSGETDTIGEYIALYQSQRAVLKERHREKEEYISRLAQDKEEMKMKLLELQELVLRLVGERNEWFNKFLAVTQAPSGPAGESSPHPVPESHLDLSLPDKEGLREVSLADETELVSAMSEPPLSQPCPDDPTAQQIMQLLREIQNPRDRAVGLGENPCIPFFYRADENDEVKIMVI; encoded by the exons ATGGAATGCCGCGGTGGTTGCCGGGATCACGGTGATGTGGCCCCCCCCCGCCTTCCCCCTCCCCGGCTCGGGATGGCGGACGAGACCCGGCAGAGCAAATTGGCCGCGGCCAAAAAGAAG TTGAAGGAGTATCAGCAGAAGACCAGTCCCAGTGCCCCAGCAGGAgccaagaagaaaaggaaaacaaaagatggCAGTAACCCCGAGACTCCTCCATCAGGTGGCCGACACTCTCCTGAGGAT ATTCAGGACATTCTGAAGGTGCTGGTGTCCGACCTTAACCGTTCCAATGGGGTAGCGCTACCCCCATTGGACAAGCGGAAG GCATCCAGAGACAGTGCTGCTCCTGCCCTGCTGCCTGCAGATGTCACCGTGCCCTTTGGCAGTGCCCATTCCCCCCGTACCAGTCCCCCCTGCCCCACTAGCATGGCCTCGCCTCAG AATTGTGATATTGAAAATGGTCCAAGTCCTATGGATGAAAGCAA ATCTCTGTCTTCTACTGAAACTCTACGGCAGATCTCAGAACAACTCAATGGTCTCGTTTCCCAG TCCACATCCTATATCAATGGGGAGGGTCCAGTGTCTTCTTCCAACATGAAGGACCTGGAG AGTCGGTATCAAGAGCTAGCAGTAGCCCTGGATTCCAGCAATCTAACAAACAAACAGCTCGGTAGCAAGATAGAGGAATTG AAACAGCAGAACCAAGAGGCCCTGGATCAATTGGAGAAG gagaagaaagaatttgagCAGAAATTTGCCAAGGAGCAGGGAGCCCTAAGGGAACAGCTACAG GTTCATATCCAGACCATTGGGATTCTTGTGTCAGAGAAGACAGATCTACAAACAGCTCTAGCCCACACACAGCAGGCTGCTCGCCAGAAATCAG GGGAGTCAGAAGAGTTAGCCAGTCGCCTGCAGTCCTCCCGGCAACGTGTTGGGGAGTTGGAGCGGACACTTTCTTCAGTGTCCACACAACAGAAGCAAACTGATAGG TATAACAAGGAGTTAACTAAAGAACGGGATGCTCTCAAACTGGAATTATATAAGCACAG CAAGAGCAGTGAGGAGCTGAAGCAGCAACactcagagctagaagagaagcTCCGGGTGCTGGTGGCAGAGAAGGCAGCTACACAGATGGAGGTAGAGGAGCTGCACAAGAAATTGGAGATGACAGAGCTGATGTTGCAACAG TTTTCCAGTCAGTCAGGGGCCCCTGATAGTAACCAACAGCTGCAGCAGGCCCTAGAGGAGCGAATGCAACTGGAGACCCATGTGGGCCAG ctATTGGAATCATTGCAGCAGCTCCAGGCAGAGAGGGACCAGTATGCAGAGAAGCTAAAGGAGGAGGGCACCATCTGGCAACAGCGAGTGCAGCAACTTTCAGAACAG GTGCGGATtctgggagaagagaaggaatacAGCGTGAACCAGGTGCAGGAGCTAGAGACCAGTTTGGCTGAACTGAAGAGCCAGTCTG CAGTACCCCCAGCTCCAGAACCCCCAACTGGCCCCTCAGAGTCAGAGCAAAGATTGCAAGAAGAAGCAGAGCGACTCCGGAAGGAGGTTGAGGGCCTAGCAGGGCAGCTCCGGGCCCAGGTACAGGACAATGAGGGCCTCAGCCGTTTAAACCGAGAGCAGGAAGAGAGGTTGTTGGAGCTGGAACGTGCAGCTGAGCGCTGGGGGGAGCAAGCAGCCGAACGGGAACAAATCCTGGAAAGCATGCAGAGTGACCGTACCACCATCAGTCGGGCCCTCACCCAGAACCGGGAGCTGAAGGAGCAGCTGGCAGAGCTACAGAACGGCTTTGTCAAACTA ACCAATGAGAATATGGAGGTAACAAGTGCTCTGCAGTCAGAGCAACACGTCAAGAAGGAACTTGCCAAGAAGCTGGGGCAGCTACAGGAAAAGCTGGGGGAGCTGAAGGAAACG ATGGAGTTGAAGAGCCAGGAAGCCCAGGGGCTCCAGGAGCAACGGGATCAGTACCTGGGCCACCTGCAGCAATATGTGGCAGCCTACCAGCAATTGGCCGCTGAGAAGGATGAACTCCACAAGCAGTTCCTTCTGCAGACCCAGCTTATGGATCGGCTGCAGCATGAGGAAGTGCAAGGGAAGGTAGCAGCTGACTTGGCCCGCCAGGAACTGCTACAAACACAG GAGCGCCTGGAGGCCGCTAACCAGGAAAACCAGCACTTGCAGGCCCAGCTCCGCTTTACACCAGAACCCAGGGAAG GAGATGAATTTGTTGttgaagaagaaatggaggatGCTCCTCGACCAGCGTTAAGCATTCCTGAGGACTTTGAAAGTCGGGAGGCCATG GTGGCATTCTTGAACTCAGCTTTGTCAAGtatggaagaagagaggaatcGGCTGTGGCAGCAACTGAAGGAACAGCGACTACGATGCCGGCATCTGACACAGGAGATGGCCCGGCCCCAGCCACAGCCTAACTCTTCCTCACTGAGTGGGGACAATGTGCCCAGGGAAGTGCACCAGGCACTGCAGGCTGCCATGGAGAAGTTGCAG GCCCGATTCACAGAACTGATGCAGGAGAAAGTGGATCTTCGGGAACGAGTGGAGGAACTGGAGCATCGGTGCATCCAGCTCTCTGGAGAAACAGACACCATTG GTGAATACATTGCACTATACCAGAGCCAGAGAGCTGTGCTAAAGGAGAGACATCGGGAGAAAGAGGAATATATCAGCCGACTGGCGCAGGACAAAGAGGAGATGAAG ATGAAGCTTCTGGAACTGCAGGAGTTGGTGCTACGACTGGTAGGTGAGCGAAATGAGTGGTTCAACAAGTTTCTGGCTGTCACCCAGGCACCTTCAGGGCCTGCTGGGGAGAGCAGCCCCCACCCTGTCCCTGAAAGCCACCTGGATCTCAGTCTTCCTGACAAAGAGG GCCTTCGGGAAGTAAGCCTTGCAGATGAGACGGAGCTTGTGTCTGCTATGAGTGAGCCCCCCTTGAGCCAACCTTGCCCAGATGATCCCACAGCCCAACAGATCATGCAGTTGTTGCGGGAGATCCAGAACCCCAGGGATCGAGCAGTGGGCTTGGGAGAAAACCCTTGTATCCCCTTCTTCTACCGAGCTGATGAGAATGATGAGGTCAAGATCATGGTGATCTAA
- the GOLGA2 gene encoding golgin subfamily A member 2 isoform X3, whose translation MECRGGCRDHGDVAPPRLPPPRLGMADETRQSKLAAAKKKLKEYQQKTSPSAPAGAKKKRKTKDGSNPETPPSGGRHSPEDASRDSAAPALLPADVTVPFGSAHSPRTSPPCPTSMASPQNCDIENGPSPMDESKSLSSTETLRQISEQLNGLVSQSTSYINGEGPVSSSNMKDLESRYQELAVALDSSNLTNKQLGSKIEELKQQNQEALDQLEKEKKEFEQKFAKEQGALREQLQVHIQTIGILVSEKTDLQTALAHTQQAARQKSGESEELASRLQSSRQRVGELERTLSSVSTQQKQTDRYNKELTKERDALKLELYKHSKSSEELKQQHSELEEKLRVLVAEKAATQMEVEELHKKLEMTELMLQQFSSQSGAPDSNQQLQQALEERMQLETHVGQLLESLQQLQAERDQYAEKLKEEGTIWQQRVQQLSEQVRILGEEKEYSVNQVQELETSLAELKSQSAVPPAPEPPTGPSESEQRLQEEAERLRKEVEGLAGQLRAQVQDNEGLSRLNREQEERLLELERAAERWGEQAAEREQILESMQSDRTTISRALTQNRELKEQLAELQNGFVKLTNENMEVTSALQSEQHVKKELAKKLGQLQEKLGELKETMELKSQEAQGLQEQRDQYLGHLQQYVAAYQQLAAEKDELHKQFLLQTQLMDRLQHEEVQGKVAADLARQELLQTQERLEAANQENQHLQAQLRFTPEPREGDEFVVEEEMEDAPRPALSIPEDFESREAMVAFLNSALSSMEEERNRLWQQLKEQRLRCRHLTQEMARPQPQPNSSSLSGDNVPREVHQALQAAMEKLQARFTELMQEKVDLRERVEELEHRCIQLSGETDTIGEYIALYQSQRAVLKERHREKEEYISRLAQDKEEMKMKLLELQELVLRLVGERNEWFNKFLAVTQAPSGPAGESSPHPVPESHLDLSLPDKEGLREVSLADETELVSAMSEPPLSQPCPDDPTAQQIMQLLREIQNPRDRAVGLGENPCIPFFYRADENDEVKIMVI comes from the exons ATGGAATGCCGCGGTGGTTGCCGGGATCACGGTGATGTGGCCCCCCCCCGCCTTCCCCCTCCCCGGCTCGGGATGGCGGACGAGACCCGGCAGAGCAAATTGGCCGCGGCCAAAAAGAAG TTGAAGGAGTATCAGCAGAAGACCAGTCCCAGTGCCCCAGCAGGAgccaagaagaaaaggaaaacaaaagatggCAGTAACCCCGAGACTCCTCCATCAGGTGGCCGACACTCTCCTGAGGAT GCATCCAGAGACAGTGCTGCTCCTGCCCTGCTGCCTGCAGATGTCACCGTGCCCTTTGGCAGTGCCCATTCCCCCCGTACCAGTCCCCCCTGCCCCACTAGCATGGCCTCGCCTCAG AATTGTGATATTGAAAATGGTCCAAGTCCTATGGATGAAAGCAA ATCTCTGTCTTCTACTGAAACTCTACGGCAGATCTCAGAACAACTCAATGGTCTCGTTTCCCAG TCCACATCCTATATCAATGGGGAGGGTCCAGTGTCTTCTTCCAACATGAAGGACCTGGAG AGTCGGTATCAAGAGCTAGCAGTAGCCCTGGATTCCAGCAATCTAACAAACAAACAGCTCGGTAGCAAGATAGAGGAATTG AAACAGCAGAACCAAGAGGCCCTGGATCAATTGGAGAAG gagaagaaagaatttgagCAGAAATTTGCCAAGGAGCAGGGAGCCCTAAGGGAACAGCTACAG GTTCATATCCAGACCATTGGGATTCTTGTGTCAGAGAAGACAGATCTACAAACAGCTCTAGCCCACACACAGCAGGCTGCTCGCCAGAAATCAG GGGAGTCAGAAGAGTTAGCCAGTCGCCTGCAGTCCTCCCGGCAACGTGTTGGGGAGTTGGAGCGGACACTTTCTTCAGTGTCCACACAACAGAAGCAAACTGATAGG TATAACAAGGAGTTAACTAAAGAACGGGATGCTCTCAAACTGGAATTATATAAGCACAG CAAGAGCAGTGAGGAGCTGAAGCAGCAACactcagagctagaagagaagcTCCGGGTGCTGGTGGCAGAGAAGGCAGCTACACAGATGGAGGTAGAGGAGCTGCACAAGAAATTGGAGATGACAGAGCTGATGTTGCAACAG TTTTCCAGTCAGTCAGGGGCCCCTGATAGTAACCAACAGCTGCAGCAGGCCCTAGAGGAGCGAATGCAACTGGAGACCCATGTGGGCCAG ctATTGGAATCATTGCAGCAGCTCCAGGCAGAGAGGGACCAGTATGCAGAGAAGCTAAAGGAGGAGGGCACCATCTGGCAACAGCGAGTGCAGCAACTTTCAGAACAG GTGCGGATtctgggagaagagaaggaatacAGCGTGAACCAGGTGCAGGAGCTAGAGACCAGTTTGGCTGAACTGAAGAGCCAGTCTG CAGTACCCCCAGCTCCAGAACCCCCAACTGGCCCCTCAGAGTCAGAGCAAAGATTGCAAGAAGAAGCAGAGCGACTCCGGAAGGAGGTTGAGGGCCTAGCAGGGCAGCTCCGGGCCCAGGTACAGGACAATGAGGGCCTCAGCCGTTTAAACCGAGAGCAGGAAGAGAGGTTGTTGGAGCTGGAACGTGCAGCTGAGCGCTGGGGGGAGCAAGCAGCCGAACGGGAACAAATCCTGGAAAGCATGCAGAGTGACCGTACCACCATCAGTCGGGCCCTCACCCAGAACCGGGAGCTGAAGGAGCAGCTGGCAGAGCTACAGAACGGCTTTGTCAAACTA ACCAATGAGAATATGGAGGTAACAAGTGCTCTGCAGTCAGAGCAACACGTCAAGAAGGAACTTGCCAAGAAGCTGGGGCAGCTACAGGAAAAGCTGGGGGAGCTGAAGGAAACG ATGGAGTTGAAGAGCCAGGAAGCCCAGGGGCTCCAGGAGCAACGGGATCAGTACCTGGGCCACCTGCAGCAATATGTGGCAGCCTACCAGCAATTGGCCGCTGAGAAGGATGAACTCCACAAGCAGTTCCTTCTGCAGACCCAGCTTATGGATCGGCTGCAGCATGAGGAAGTGCAAGGGAAGGTAGCAGCTGACTTGGCCCGCCAGGAACTGCTACAAACACAG GAGCGCCTGGAGGCCGCTAACCAGGAAAACCAGCACTTGCAGGCCCAGCTCCGCTTTACACCAGAACCCAGGGAAG GAGATGAATTTGTTGttgaagaagaaatggaggatGCTCCTCGACCAGCGTTAAGCATTCCTGAGGACTTTGAAAGTCGGGAGGCCATG GTGGCATTCTTGAACTCAGCTTTGTCAAGtatggaagaagagaggaatcGGCTGTGGCAGCAACTGAAGGAACAGCGACTACGATGCCGGCATCTGACACAGGAGATGGCCCGGCCCCAGCCACAGCCTAACTCTTCCTCACTGAGTGGGGACAATGTGCCCAGGGAAGTGCACCAGGCACTGCAGGCTGCCATGGAGAAGTTGCAG GCCCGATTCACAGAACTGATGCAGGAGAAAGTGGATCTTCGGGAACGAGTGGAGGAACTGGAGCATCGGTGCATCCAGCTCTCTGGAGAAACAGACACCATTG GTGAATACATTGCACTATACCAGAGCCAGAGAGCTGTGCTAAAGGAGAGACATCGGGAGAAAGAGGAATATATCAGCCGACTGGCGCAGGACAAAGAGGAGATGAAG ATGAAGCTTCTGGAACTGCAGGAGTTGGTGCTACGACTGGTAGGTGAGCGAAATGAGTGGTTCAACAAGTTTCTGGCTGTCACCCAGGCACCTTCAGGGCCTGCTGGGGAGAGCAGCCCCCACCCTGTCCCTGAAAGCCACCTGGATCTCAGTCTTCCTGACAAAGAGG GCCTTCGGGAAGTAAGCCTTGCAGATGAGACGGAGCTTGTGTCTGCTATGAGTGAGCCCCCCTTGAGCCAACCTTGCCCAGATGATCCCACAGCCCAACAGATCATGCAGTTGTTGCGGGAGATCCAGAACCCCAGGGATCGAGCAGTGGGCTTGGGAGAAAACCCTTGTATCCCCTTCTTCTACCGAGCTGATGAGAATGATGAGGTCAAGATCATGGTGATCTAA
- the GOLGA2 gene encoding golgin subfamily A member 2 isoform X4 codes for MECRGGCRDHGDVAPPRLPPPRLGMADETRQSKLAAAKKKLKEYQQKTSPSAPAGAKKKRKTKDGSNPETPPSGGRHSPEDIQDILKVLVSDLNRSNGVALPPLDKRKNCDIENGPSPMDESKSLSSTETLRQISEQLNGLVSQSTSYINGEGPVSSSNMKDLESRYQELAVALDSSNLTNKQLGSKIEELKQQNQEALDQLEKEKKEFEQKFAKEQGALREQLQVHIQTIGILVSEKTDLQTALAHTQQAARQKSGESEELASRLQSSRQRVGELERTLSSVSTQQKQTDRYNKELTKERDALKLELYKHSKSSEELKQQHSELEEKLRVLVAEKAATQMEVEELHKKLEMTELMLQQFSSQSGAPDSNQQLQQALEERMQLETHVGQLLESLQQLQAERDQYAEKLKEEGTIWQQRVQQLSEQVRILGEEKEYSVNQVQELETSLAELKSQSAVPPAPEPPTGPSESEQRLQEEAERLRKEVEGLAGQLRAQVQDNEGLSRLNREQEERLLELERAAERWGEQAAEREQILESMQSDRTTISRALTQNRELKEQLAELQNGFVKLTNENMEVTSALQSEQHVKKELAKKLGQLQEKLGELKETMELKSQEAQGLQEQRDQYLGHLQQYVAAYQQLAAEKDELHKQFLLQTQLMDRLQHEEVQGKVAADLARQELLQTQERLEAANQENQHLQAQLRFTPEPREGDEFVVEEEMEDAPRPALSIPEDFESREAMVAFLNSALSSMEEERNRLWQQLKEQRLRCRHLTQEMARPQPQPNSSSLSGDNVPREVHQALQAAMEKLQARFTELMQEKVDLRERVEELEHRCIQLSGETDTIGEYIALYQSQRAVLKERHREKEEYISRLAQDKEEMKMKLLELQELVLRLVGERNEWFNKFLAVTQAPSGPAGESSPHPVPESHLDLSLPDKEGLREVSLADETELVSAMSEPPLSQPCPDDPTAQQIMQLLREIQNPRDRAVGLGENPCIPFFYRADENDEVKIMVI; via the exons ATGGAATGCCGCGGTGGTTGCCGGGATCACGGTGATGTGGCCCCCCCCCGCCTTCCCCCTCCCCGGCTCGGGATGGCGGACGAGACCCGGCAGAGCAAATTGGCCGCGGCCAAAAAGAAG TTGAAGGAGTATCAGCAGAAGACCAGTCCCAGTGCCCCAGCAGGAgccaagaagaaaaggaaaacaaaagatggCAGTAACCCCGAGACTCCTCCATCAGGTGGCCGACACTCTCCTGAGGAT ATTCAGGACATTCTGAAGGTGCTGGTGTCCGACCTTAACCGTTCCAATGGGGTAGCGCTACCCCCATTGGACAAGCGGAAG AATTGTGATATTGAAAATGGTCCAAGTCCTATGGATGAAAGCAA ATCTCTGTCTTCTACTGAAACTCTACGGCAGATCTCAGAACAACTCAATGGTCTCGTTTCCCAG TCCACATCCTATATCAATGGGGAGGGTCCAGTGTCTTCTTCCAACATGAAGGACCTGGAG AGTCGGTATCAAGAGCTAGCAGTAGCCCTGGATTCCAGCAATCTAACAAACAAACAGCTCGGTAGCAAGATAGAGGAATTG AAACAGCAGAACCAAGAGGCCCTGGATCAATTGGAGAAG gagaagaaagaatttgagCAGAAATTTGCCAAGGAGCAGGGAGCCCTAAGGGAACAGCTACAG GTTCATATCCAGACCATTGGGATTCTTGTGTCAGAGAAGACAGATCTACAAACAGCTCTAGCCCACACACAGCAGGCTGCTCGCCAGAAATCAG GGGAGTCAGAAGAGTTAGCCAGTCGCCTGCAGTCCTCCCGGCAACGTGTTGGGGAGTTGGAGCGGACACTTTCTTCAGTGTCCACACAACAGAAGCAAACTGATAGG TATAACAAGGAGTTAACTAAAGAACGGGATGCTCTCAAACTGGAATTATATAAGCACAG CAAGAGCAGTGAGGAGCTGAAGCAGCAACactcagagctagaagagaagcTCCGGGTGCTGGTGGCAGAGAAGGCAGCTACACAGATGGAGGTAGAGGAGCTGCACAAGAAATTGGAGATGACAGAGCTGATGTTGCAACAG TTTTCCAGTCAGTCAGGGGCCCCTGATAGTAACCAACAGCTGCAGCAGGCCCTAGAGGAGCGAATGCAACTGGAGACCCATGTGGGCCAG ctATTGGAATCATTGCAGCAGCTCCAGGCAGAGAGGGACCAGTATGCAGAGAAGCTAAAGGAGGAGGGCACCATCTGGCAACAGCGAGTGCAGCAACTTTCAGAACAG GTGCGGATtctgggagaagagaaggaatacAGCGTGAACCAGGTGCAGGAGCTAGAGACCAGTTTGGCTGAACTGAAGAGCCAGTCTG CAGTACCCCCAGCTCCAGAACCCCCAACTGGCCCCTCAGAGTCAGAGCAAAGATTGCAAGAAGAAGCAGAGCGACTCCGGAAGGAGGTTGAGGGCCTAGCAGGGCAGCTCCGGGCCCAGGTACAGGACAATGAGGGCCTCAGCCGTTTAAACCGAGAGCAGGAAGAGAGGTTGTTGGAGCTGGAACGTGCAGCTGAGCGCTGGGGGGAGCAAGCAGCCGAACGGGAACAAATCCTGGAAAGCATGCAGAGTGACCGTACCACCATCAGTCGGGCCCTCACCCAGAACCGGGAGCTGAAGGAGCAGCTGGCAGAGCTACAGAACGGCTTTGTCAAACTA ACCAATGAGAATATGGAGGTAACAAGTGCTCTGCAGTCAGAGCAACACGTCAAGAAGGAACTTGCCAAGAAGCTGGGGCAGCTACAGGAAAAGCTGGGGGAGCTGAAGGAAACG ATGGAGTTGAAGAGCCAGGAAGCCCAGGGGCTCCAGGAGCAACGGGATCAGTACCTGGGCCACCTGCAGCAATATGTGGCAGCCTACCAGCAATTGGCCGCTGAGAAGGATGAACTCCACAAGCAGTTCCTTCTGCAGACCCAGCTTATGGATCGGCTGCAGCATGAGGAAGTGCAAGGGAAGGTAGCAGCTGACTTGGCCCGCCAGGAACTGCTACAAACACAG GAGCGCCTGGAGGCCGCTAACCAGGAAAACCAGCACTTGCAGGCCCAGCTCCGCTTTACACCAGAACCCAGGGAAG GAGATGAATTTGTTGttgaagaagaaatggaggatGCTCCTCGACCAGCGTTAAGCATTCCTGAGGACTTTGAAAGTCGGGAGGCCATG GTGGCATTCTTGAACTCAGCTTTGTCAAGtatggaagaagagaggaatcGGCTGTGGCAGCAACTGAAGGAACAGCGACTACGATGCCGGCATCTGACACAGGAGATGGCCCGGCCCCAGCCACAGCCTAACTCTTCCTCACTGAGTGGGGACAATGTGCCCAGGGAAGTGCACCAGGCACTGCAGGCTGCCATGGAGAAGTTGCAG GCCCGATTCACAGAACTGATGCAGGAGAAAGTGGATCTTCGGGAACGAGTGGAGGAACTGGAGCATCGGTGCATCCAGCTCTCTGGAGAAACAGACACCATTG GTGAATACATTGCACTATACCAGAGCCAGAGAGCTGTGCTAAAGGAGAGACATCGGGAGAAAGAGGAATATATCAGCCGACTGGCGCAGGACAAAGAGGAGATGAAG ATGAAGCTTCTGGAACTGCAGGAGTTGGTGCTACGACTGGTAGGTGAGCGAAATGAGTGGTTCAACAAGTTTCTGGCTGTCACCCAGGCACCTTCAGGGCCTGCTGGGGAGAGCAGCCCCCACCCTGTCCCTGAAAGCCACCTGGATCTCAGTCTTCCTGACAAAGAGG GCCTTCGGGAAGTAAGCCTTGCAGATGAGACGGAGCTTGTGTCTGCTATGAGTGAGCCCCCCTTGAGCCAACCTTGCCCAGATGATCCCACAGCCCAACAGATCATGCAGTTGTTGCGGGAGATCCAGAACCCCAGGGATCGAGCAGTGGGCTTGGGAGAAAACCCTTGTATCCCCTTCTTCTACCGAGCTGATGAGAATGATGAGGTCAAGATCATGGTGATCTAA